The genomic segment TTCTGAGCTCGGAGTGCAGCTAAGGAAGCTGCTGTAAAGAGCAGTCCTGGTTGGCTGCCTTGGCGTTCTGGGCCCCTCTGGTGGAGCAAAACCACTGCCAGGAATCCAGTGGGATTTCCAGAAAGCCTTTTAACAAGAAGTGCTGAAGGGGCCCAGAGGAgagccagaggctgctcagaggctgcagaacctctgctctgtgcacaggctgggagagcctggggctgtgcagcctggagaggagaaggctccagggagagctcagagcagcctgcatagcaggagggctggggagggactgtgggcaagggctgggagtgccagggcagggacagtggctctgagctgggagaggaggaagagactttgagagtgagggtgaggagagcctggcacaggctgcccagggaggctgtggatgcccacccctggaggtgttcaggaccaggctggacgaggccttgagcagcctgggcccgtggcaggggttggcactggatgagcttcgaggtcccttccagcccatcctGTGGTGCTCTGAAGGTCACTGCCAGCAGGTTGAAGGCTGCTGACAGTTGTGCTGAGCTGTTCTGTTCACACAGAGCAGATCACAACCTGGGCAgggggagagctgcagaggaacaaaacagcagcagaaagccctgaggagaagatTTTGTCACTTTCCATCTCGGCCAAGGCTGTGCCTGGAGCCTTTCCCTGGCTGTTACatgcaggggcaggggaaggaagaTGAAatgtgaggtgaggctgaggcctttcagccagccctggctggaggggctgcaggggtgggaagtgcagggcagtgaggaggggaggggagctcatagctcctctgctccaccctgctgccgtgcccagggacacctctcagccacactcagctgcccagggcctcacccagcctggccttgcacacccccaggcaggagccagccacagcctccctgggcagcctgtgccagtctcagcaccctcacactgcagagcttcttcctcagctccactctgagcctgctctgcctcagctccaaaccattcccccttggcctggctcagactccctcagccaaaggctctctgcagccttcctgcaggagcccttcagggcagctctgaggtgcccctggagctgcacacccccaggccccccagcctgtgctcacagcagagctgctccagccctgggagcatctctgtggcctcctctggcctcactccagcagctctgtgccctgcccatGTCACTGGGTCAGACCTGTGGGggcgctgggcagggctgtggcacatCTGGGACAGACAACTGAGGCCAaggtgcagaagcagagcaggtgaatgccaccagagcagcaaagaagcagcagcgttcagcaggctgaggaggcaggagagaggcagaagtAGGTCATGGgtgtgaggagctgggaggaggaggagggactgGAAAGCTTGGATTTATTTTCAGGAAGGAGAAGGATCCTCGTGGCagaacctgcagtgctgggaggggctgggagtgggggagggggctggaggctgAAGGGTCTGGGACAAGGGTCTGAGGTGGGGTCTGCATAAGGATAGGGTctaggggctggggagagggtaAGGTTTAGGGGTAAGGCTGGGGTCTGGAGAGAGGGATTTGGGTGTGGGGTTGAGGCAGGGCTctgtggggcaggagcagcagatgtGGAGCTCTTTAGTCTgtaagagcagagctgggatgctgcaggtCCCCATCCTGGGAGTGCATCTCCCTGCCCCGGGTCAGGAATtcagggccacagagatgctcagagggctgcaggacctctgctgtgaggtcagggctggtggtgacaggaggaggggaaatggtttggaactggagcagggcagggccaaGTTGGACACCAGGAGGGAGTTCTGCtcggtgagggtggggagaggctggcacaggctgcccagggctgtggtggaggcTCATGCCTGGAGCCATTCAGGGCCAGCCTTGCTgtggcccagggcagcctgctctggctggagctgtccctgctgcctgcagggggctgggcaggatgcccctggagggtccctcaggggagctgcaggctgcgtgGAGCTGGACCTGAGGCTctctgcagaggctgccctggggTTGTTCCTGCCCCTGGGTGTTGGTGTTGGCTGCTCCCGAGGCAGTTCAGCTGCTgggcctgccccaggctggccctgggtgctgtgggggTGCTCTGGGGTCACTTCCAGTGCAGGAGGGGTGGAGCAGATACAGACTGAgtctttctgcttctctttacAGCCCCTGGAGGATAGTAGATGACTGTGGAGGTGCTTTCACCATGGGAGCCATAGGAGGTGGCATCTTCCAGGCCATCAAAGGGTTCAGGAACTCCCCAGTGGTGAGTGAAGCCTCTGGGAGCTCgctcagagcacagctctgctgcctccatctcagcagctgagggagcagaggcccctgggcagggagaggggagcagcagtgacCCCCACGCCCTCAGTCCAGCCAGGGGATGCATCTGGAGAAGCGTTTGGCATCCTGGCAGGACCTTTGCCTTTAGTTCTGCTTCCCCCTGCTTGatctggtggcagcaggaggtgggggggaatggtgcagctgcctgccctgcctgggctgtggagggagcagcagcagagggcccctggggctgagcttctgctgctgcttccagctgcagATAGAGATGGGagccctgggctgctgtgcctgctgtgacctgcccctggctcctgggcacagctcttgAGGGGGCCTGGGGCCGTGCCGGGGCCGTGCTGGGCTGTtggagctggcaggagcagagcaggaggctgctcacagctgtgctgtggttctgagacctggctgcacccagcaggaGCTCCAGCGGCCCAGGGGCACAACCAGGTGGGtcctgggcactgcagcccccTCCTGACTGAGCTTTCTCTCCGTGCCAGGGGGTGAGCCACCGCCTGCGGGGCAGCCTGACCGCCGTCAAGACGCGAGCGCCGCAGCTGGGAGGTGACTCTGCCTGCGGCCCGGCCCGGGatgggggcactggggggcagctgcagccacagctgaggGGGCCCTGAGGCCTTCAGGGGCATTTGGTAGagcctgggcagtgagtgggcacagctctggggcACCCAGGGTCGGTGGAGGTGTGGAGGGCCCTGGGGCAGtgccccctggggctgctgcttctgtggtgGCATCGCAGAGCTGCCTTGGTGGGAGAAGCCTTTCAGCTGCTCCACTCCAACCAttccctgcctcagctccacacctctgtgccttccagacccctccctggggagcctgtgccagggtttgagaacccttccagtgaagatgtccaacctgagcctcccctggggcaacctgagcctcccctggggcaacctgaggccattgcccctcgttccctgggagcagagcccaggtgaatgcagagaagggcaatggagctcaggagcagggctggggaggagcagctgagggagctgggcagaggcagtgtggggaagaggaggctgagggcaaagctcactgctcactgcagccagctggggttgggctctgctgccagggcacaagggacaggatgagaggaaatggcctcaggctgccccagggcaggttcaggttggccacaaggaacaatttctgccccttgaggcttgcccaggcctggcccaggctgcccagggcagtgctgcagtcctcacccctggaggggtttcagagcctgcagctgtggtgctgagggccatggcctggcagtgccctggcactgctgggctgagctTGGACTTGActatctcaaagatcttttccaacctaaacagttcTGTGGCTCCATCAGGGCCTGGCCATGGTGCCTGTCTGCCAGCCAGGgggcctgctctgtgccacctcctggtgccagccaggggccctgctctgtgccacctggtgccagctgcagcaggaggggctCAGCTGCCTTCTCTAACCTGGCTTCTGCTTTCACAGGGAGCTTTGCTGTCTGGGGAGGTCTCTTCTCCATGATTGACTGCAGCATGGTGAGGATGAGAGGCAAGGAGGATCCCTGGAATTCCATCACCAGTGGAGCTCTGACTGGAGCCATTTTAGCTGCAAGAAGTAAGGAACAGAGGAGGACACTGCCTGACCTTCTGTGTCCTGGCCTCCCCTTCCCACCCACTGGGGAACCAAACACCCTGGCACCCAGGCTGGCATTGGTGGTTGGGTCCCAGTCTAGGTGGGggcctgtggctgtgctgtccTTGGGGGTGGGCACTGGGAGTGGAGCCTCAGGCAgcttgctgctggcaccagagacccctcaggctgtgctggcagtgagtgaggccaggccaggctggagagctgtggggaggagaagctcctgcagctgtgccagggcaagggcagggcctgcccctgggcaggaacaacctcctgagcagcacagctggggggggacctgctggagagcagctcccaggagaaggccctgggggtgctggggggcaaCAACTGCCTaggagccagcaaggtgccctggtggccaaggaggccagtggggtgctggggggcacggaggagagtgtgggcagcagagcagggcaggttctgcCCGGGGGggcacatctgcagtgctgggcccagctctgggctctggctCAGGGGGGCCTTGGGGCAGTGCCTCACTGAGTGTCTCCTcggtgctgcagaggagccttggtggctgcagctgcctgctggggggcagcagtgcagggagctctgccctgccaggtggtgcagcaggcagcactcaggggctgtgcctttgctttcagacgggcctgtggccatggtgggctctgctgccatgggGGGCATTCTGCTGGCACTCATCGAAGGAGCTGGGATCCTGCTGACGAGGTTTGCCTCTGCCCAGTTCCCCAACGGTAAGCAGGGCCCaggcctgctgccagcagcctgctgcagggtggctgtgccagctgtggtgaaggggctgggggcagggctgtgagcagcagcccttgagcagcctgctctggtgggcgctgtctgtgcccatgccagggggctggagtggaatcacctttggggtcccttcaGTCCCAGGGGGcagtgggctgggagggagccccaaagctcatcctgtGCACCCCCCcgggggcagcaggcacagctctggctggagcaggctgccagggccaCACCCAGGCTGACCCTGAGCCTCCCCAGGGAGGGTCTTCAGCCACCCcccgagcaacctgttccattatttcactgctctcactgtgcagaacttcctcctcgtgtccaacctaatcctcctgctccactttccagcccaaaccattttcctttctccccccaGGCCCCCAGTTAGCAGAGGacccctcccagctgcagcccactCCCTTCAGCGACTACCGCCAGTACCAGTGACGCtctcctggctcctgctgcccctgggctgaGATGCCAACTGCTGGAGgacacagctgcactgctgccttggcagcCCACGGCCAGGACCTTCAGCTCttctcagtgccaggctgggcagggactaaGGAGATCCCAACCTATTTATTCCCCCTGGCCCCCAGTGCTGCAGTGTTGCCACCTGGCTGGGTGAATACAGGAAGGTGCCAGACAAGGCCCCCGTGGAGTCTCTGTCGTCCTTGGGACGTGGACTGGAAGGCTTTGGAGCCTGCTCTGGGATGTGTGAGCTCAGCTGGAGCTTAGCCTCGGCCCCACTGGACTGAGGTTGCTGCACAGGcctcagtgtgggcagagctcctccagccccagctgcctgttCCTGGAGGAAGTTGGATCAGGAGGTGCCAGCCAGGCCAGATCCCTTCGAGCCACAGCTCTTTGGCTTCTGAGTGCTTGGGTTGAAGCAGAACCTGCCCTGCAGggtgcctctgccctccccagccccacaggcTTGGAGAAGCTTCctcttgcagctctgctgctcagctttggcagcacagaagccccagggcagcttctcctggagctgctggaggtgtttgggagctccaggcagagcacacagggggctgggggctgaagCCTGTTGCCTGAGCACCCCAATGCCTGCTCCatgggctggggccaggctgctgggggaggctctctgcctcctgccagctgagacccagggagctttgctgctgtcagggctgctgcttgctggcagctcctgacAGATTCCCacttgggctctgctgagctctgagctgctcctgacTTCTCTGCCTGGGAGGAGTTTGGTCtctgtgctctggcaggaaactgagtcagagcagagcaggaagaggagaggatggAGCCTGCCAGGAGGGTGTGAGTTAGAGCTGCACAAAGCCTGGTTGCAGGACCCTGACCACCTCCTGTCACCCTCTGGAGGACATTTTCAGGTCCTAGGGCAGCCGCAGGACTTCCTCGGGGGTGGAGCTGCTGCCGGTGTGGCActtgcagctcctccagcacagacGCCTCTGGGGGCTGAGGCCTCCCCTGGGGGCTGTGAGGCCtcccctgggctgtgcctgctccctcgggcagctttccagctccatcgTCCTGCTTTGTCcgtggctgctctctcctggTCTCAGCTGGCCCTGGCCTCTGTGGACCCAGATGTGTCCCAACACCTGCCTGctgtgcagctccaggctgctgctgcccagcctggccccggccctgctgagctgtgcccagggctctgctggggggaGAAGACTCCTggcccctgcctgggcactgggtggcttcagtgctggctgggagcagactAGGAGGGGTGGGCCAGagggtgggcaggagctggtgagggctgagctgcagccagggaacctgctgctcccctcaaagctgggctgcagcaggcagctgagcacacacaaacagcagcagggacaggctgaggccacagcttgagtcctgggggcagttttgggcctctcaggcccaggaggacactgagagactgaagcaggtccagagaagagcacaaagctgggaaaggtctggagagcagggctggggaggagcagctgggggagctgggggggttcagaggagaggagactgcagccaggtgggggttgggctcctcagGTGCCAGGAGAGAGTTagggtggagatgaggaaggattGGAGGGGCACAGTGCTGGGGTACTGATGGAGTCCCACAGGAGCCTCAGAGGGCATcttgcccagcccctgcaggcacagggacagctccagccccagcaggctgccctgggcctgtgccacagcctctgtgcagagcttcctgctgctgtccaacctaaacctacctgCTCCAGTCTCAAACACTGCCCCTGTCCTGCACCCCCTCCCcggctctcctggagccccttcagctgccaggaggctgctcccagctctctctgcagcctcctgcaggctgcacagccccaaccctcccagcctgtccccccaggggaggctctccagcctcagagcatctttgtggcctcctctgaacctactccagcagctccaggtccttgtgctgtGGAGTCTCAGAGCTGGACAGAGCAGCACAGtccccccccagctgcccctctcctcccagcccccaggcaggcagcagactgCAGGCACTGACACTGAACTAGGACCTTTTATTTCGCtcagctacagcagctctgcaactcccctcctgccctccccctcctgccctcccctccccaggcaggcagggccgggGGGGGCAGCAGCTCCTTAAAGCTTAGTATTAAATATTAAATACTCTTCCTTTCTGTTTACATTACTTGGTCAAGGAGAAACGAgaacaaaaacaacccccaagGACAGGGAGAGCTGAAGTGACCTCAGTCTGTGCCTGGGccccgggcagcagcagcagggcccaggCCTGGCTCTCCCCTTGGCTCCCCTCGCTctgatgctgctgcaggaagggggtctgggggggtTGGTGCCGAAGTGAGGCACCCACAGCCCCTGCTGGCACCCTCTGCATGCCCAGGGTGGGTGGGGGGCCATGGAGTGGGCTAaaacagcctggagaggacaaCCCAGGGCTGTGGGGGGCACCTGCCTCCTCCCGGTGCCAGGGGTGGGCTGTGGTGGGcagagaagggtttgggttttctgtgtgtgttaaaaacaaacccaacggCCAGCAACCCCCCCAGcgcccccccagccctctggaGCCCTCCCTGGAGTTTAGCAAAGACAAAAAGAGTTTAAAAAGCACTTGGGAAGCTTCGCAGTGGCCCCAGGAGCCCTCAGAGCAGGGAGTCGTCCGtgcagcctccctccagcccgTAGCGGAACTCCTGCAGGTTGGACACGCCGTAGAAGTGCACGAAGGCTGCGGCCACCACCAGCACGTGGAAGATCTGATGGGACTGGAACTGCAGGGGGGCACCAACCGGCAGCACTCGCACCGGGCCAGGGGGACGCAGCACCCCCgcacctccacctcctcctcctcctcctccccccagctgctgctgcgctTCCCGCCCCGCGCTTCGCCCAGCCCTGCCCGCTCCCAGCGGCCACCCCGGACCCGGCAGCGCCCCGGGGCAGCTCGGAGCCCCGCAGCCCGCGGGCGCTGCCCCTCGCCCGCACTCACCCAGATGTCGAACTTGCCGGGGAAGAAGCGCTCGGGGATGCGCGCCGCGTAGAGGCCTGCGCCCGTGATGTACATCACTGCCATCAGGAAGAACCAACCCATCTGCCCCACCGTGGTGGCCTTCACGAAGCCCTCGGCGATGGTGAAGTGCATGGTGGGCACCACCCcgctcagccccagccccaggaagACGCCtgcgggagggagggagggaggaggcatcAGCGCAGGGCAGCTCAGCCCAAGGCGGGTGGGAGGTGCCCGCCCCAGGGGCTGCactgggtgagctctggaggcctctccccaccctgcccagtCCAAACCAGTGCTGACCCAAGTGGCCTCCTGAAGCCCTCCCGGGCTGCCTGCTGGGTGAGGCCAATGAGCTCCTACCTGCTCTGGTCTGCCTGTGCTTGGGGGTGGCAAACCTGTCCCACTGGGCAACGATGATGGCAGAGATGCCCAAGACACAGACGATGGAGAGGTAGATGAGTcgtggctgtggggagcagtAGAAGGAGTAGTAGAGCCACGGGACAAAGCTCCCCATGATCAGCAGTGCAATTCCTGAATAGTCCAACCTGCAGCAGGGGGCAGGGACAGAGGCACAGAGGAGCTCTGGGTCAGCAGCCAGCcagtgccctccagcctggctgcacccACACAGAGCCACCCTGCCTGAgtgggcagccacagccccacGGGGGAAGTGCTGTGGGCTGCACTTGGGGCTTATCCACACAgtgtggggcaggaggaagggccCTGAaggaaggcagggcaggggctgcctgcaagggcttgtagtgacagggcaaggggcaagggctggagcagggcaggtctaggctgggcaccaggaggaagctctctgcagtgagggtggtgaccctggcacaggctgctcagggaggtggtgctgatgaCACTCAAAgtcagccttgctgtggccctgagcagcctgctccagctggagctgtccctgctgcctgcagggggttgggcaagatgaccttggagggtccctcccagcccaatgcagtctgtgggCACGGATGTGGCTCCTGAGGAcgctggcagagcctggcaggagcagaggggatgCAGAGGAGACAGGAGGGGCACACACTCAGCCCACAAggccctgctggcagctctcctgcactGCAAAGTGCTTCCCATCCATCGATCCAGAAGCCATCTCCCCACCAGAGGCCTGTGGTGCCCCCGCACTGCCTTGCCCGCTCTGCCAgggcccctctgcagggcagcatggcccagcccagcccagcagggcacagcctgtgctgcaggcaccagGGGCAGGACCTCCCAGCAAGCAGCACTCAAGTGAGtgcctctggcagcctgctgggaggcagctctTGGTACCAGCCtgactgctgctctgcccctgccacgGGGCTGGcatcagctcagctcccaggacaggctgggcacagcccccagacaggctcctgcccagcctcctgcccgtGCTGGGAACCCTGTTTGGGTGGATTCTGTCCCTGGTTCCAGCCTAAGCTGGAGCCAAGCCAGATGTGTTTGAGAGCACCCAGCAaggtggcagctgccagctgtgcaccagcactgcccagtgGCATCAGGACCCCCTCTCAGCTCACTGCTAGGGGGGGCACAAGGGTGGCACCCTGCtaggagctgcagcttcccaagGCTTTGGCCTTCATCGCCCACCTGAGGGTGCCTGTGACAGATTCAAGGAGCTCAAGGCCACGGCAGAGGCTCCAGGCCGCAGCTGCGGatccctcccagctccagcccccaggggccagcacctgggcagcagctgccaggaggcGGCGCCGGGAGAGGCCGAAGGCTGCCGGGGCCGCGGGAGCTGCCTGTGCCGACTCACTTTGAAAAGGTCCTGGAGACCTTCTCGGAGTGGCAGTAGACAGTGTGGAAGagccaggagaagctgaggcacagcactGCCCCCAGGAAGAACATCCCGAAGACGACCTTCTCCTGCAGGGGAGCCATGAAGTACATGTTGGGGCGCAGCATGGTCAGGATGCCCAAGCACAGGAACAGAACGAAACCTGCGAGGAGCACAGCAGGggagggtgaggggaggggagagcagccctcagcgCCTCCAGGGGCCTGCAAGGACGCTGGGGACAGTCCCCCTCGgggcctgctgtgccagggcagggagggactgcaacagagagaggcagatccagagcagagagaagagtttgacactgagggtggggagagcctggcccaggctgcccagggaggctgtggctgcccagggaggctgtggctgcccagggaggctgtggctgcccagggaggctgtggctgcccagggaggctgtggctgccccctccctgcagctgttcagggccaggccgggtgaggccttgagcaagctgtgctggtgggcagtgtcctgcccgtggcaggggctgggtctggatgacctttaaggtcccctgCCCCCATCCCTTCCGTGGCCGCACGGCACAGGAGCCCCTCCCAGGCCGGCCCAGGCCCTGCCCCGGGCGGCTCACCCAGGAGGTGTGTCCAGATGTTGCCTGTCTCGGTGTGTATCCGGAAGATGCTCTTGAAGCAGGCTCTGAAGGAGGGCATGGGGGGCCTGTGCCCGTGCAGGAGGTAGTCGTTGTCCTTCAGCCAGTCGGGCAGCACATCGTAGGGGATCACTCTCCAGCGCCCCTCCCACACCTGCAACGGCCCCGGGCTGAGGCTCACCCACCCTAGCAGCCTCCACTGGGGGCagcaagcccagcagcagccttccccgCAGCCAGGGCTGAAAAGGCTCCTCAGGGAGAGGAGGTTCAGCttctgcagcttcagcagcctgtgggcccccttcagccacccccGGAGCTCCCCACAGGGCAgtgtgcccccagcctggcagggtgctaggccagctggctgcagcatcacctgcacaggctggaccAGGTGGTCCctggggtccctcccagcctggcgtTCTGGCTCCCCGCCGAGGCAGTCAGAGGTGAGCTGCACGCTCAGGTTTAGCCCTTCCATGTCCCAGGCAGTTCTCTGCAGTGGGGaactgctcccagctgcagtgGGGGAGAGGAAGCCTCACTGGTGAGGGAGCAGGCctggccctcagcctctgccagcacttAGCCAAACCTTGGTGGCCACAAGGACAGGCCCTGGCCGAGCTCAGCACtctgcccagtgctgccagcccctgctagGGCAGGGCAGAGACACTGAGGCTGCttcacagggcactgctgacCCAGCACGGGTGGGCACAACCCCACCAGTGCTCCCCAGCTGCCACCATCCCCTTCCCACACCAGTCCCAGGAGATGCTCAGgtgagaggagctggagcagagccctgagagCTTCACCCAGACAGAGCCAGGCCCTGGCCCCTGCTCACCAGCCCAAGCCTGGGGCATCCAGGCCACCCCAGAATCAGGACTGGGAGGCATCACTGCACCCTCCCATACCTTGTACACAAACTCTTCCATCTTCTCCATGGCATGGTGAGCCTGCAGGGGCAGAGTCAGCACTCggaccacctcctcctcctcctgggccGCTGGGCATGGAGGGTCCTCAGCCTAGGGAGAGAAAGGGCTGGAGGGAACCGTCCCCGGGCTcgggagcaggggcaggctgcagggagcaccTGGGGCTTATGCAACACACTACTGCCTCAGCCATCCCGGGCAGGCTAATCCCAGACTCATCCCTGCTGAGGCAGGATTACagaggggctgcccaggcaggaccCCGGCCCAGCCCCCGGCGCAGGCAGCACCTCCTGGGCCGGCAGCACTCTGCCCGCCCTGGCCCCGCTCCCTCCATCCTCCCTCTCCTCGGTGGGTTTGGGAAAGGCGAGTTCCAGCCCCGGGGCCACCGGACCTGGgtcacagcccagcccagctcccccgCCGAGGGCTGCTGCAGACCGCAGAGGCTCGGGGCCAGCGCCGGGAGCCTGCCCGCGCCGACACAGAGCAAGACCGGAGCCAGGGGCTCTGCCAA from the Pogoniulus pusillus isolate bPogPus1 chromosome 39, bPogPus1.pri, whole genome shotgun sequence genome contains:
- the TIMM17A gene encoding mitochondrial import inner membrane translocase subunit Tim17-A, which produces MEEYAREPCPWRIVDDCGGAFTMGAIGGGIFQAIKGFRNSPVGVSHRLRGSLTAVKTRAPQLGGSFAVWGGLFSMIDCSMVRMRGKEDPWNSITSGALTGAILAARNGPVAMVGSAAMGGILLALIEGAGILLTRFASAQFPNGPQLAEDPSQLQPTPFSDYRQYQ
- the ADIPOR1 gene encoding adiponectin receptor protein 1, with product MASRKASPAGQGTALAAAGRDRAHLELAELGPLLEEKGDPGAAGSASAEDPPCPAAQEEEEVVRVLTLPLQAHHAMEKMEEFVYKVWEGRWRVIPYDVLPDWLKDNDYLLHGHRPPMPSFRACFKSIFRIHTETGNIWTHLLGFVLFLCLGILTMLRPNMYFMAPLQEKVVFGMFFLGAVLCLSFSWLFHTVYCHSEKVSRTFSKLDYSGIALLIMGSFVPWLYYSFYCSPQPRLIYLSIVCVLGISAIIVAQWDRFATPKHRQTRAGVFLGLGLSGVVPTMHFTIAEGFVKATTVGQMGWFFLMAVMYITGAGLYAARIPERFFPGKFDIWFQSHQIFHVLVVAAAFVHFYGVSNLQEFRYGLEGGCTDDSLL